In the genome of Physeter macrocephalus isolate SW-GA chromosome 20, ASM283717v5, whole genome shotgun sequence, one region contains:
- the LOC114484502 gene encoding FAU ubiquitin-like and ribosomal protein S30, which produces MHLFVCAQELHTLQVTGQVTVAQIKAHVASLEGLTPEDQVLILQDEATLGQCGVEAVSTLSTLEVASRMFEGKVHGSLTRARKVRGQIPKVAKQEKKKMGRAKKRMQYNQCFVNAVPTSGKKKGPNANS; this is translated from the coding sequence ATGCACCTGTTTGTCTGCGCGCAGGAGCTACACACTCTCCAGGTGACCGGCCAGGTGACAGTCGCCCAGATCAAGGCTCATGTAGCCTCGTTGGAGGGCCTCACTCCAGAAGATCAGGTCCTGATCCTGCAGGATGAGGCTACCCTGGGCCAGTGTGGGGTGGAGGCTGTGAGCACTCTGAGCACCCTGGAAGTAGCCAGCCGCATGTTTGAAGGTAAAGTCCATGGTTCCCTGACCCGTGCCAGGAAAGTAAGAGGTCAGATTCCCAAGGTGgccaaacaagagaaaaagaaaatgggccGGGCCAAGAAGCGTATGCAGTACAACCAGTGCTTTGTCAATGCTGTGCCCACCTCTGGCAAGAAGAAAGGCCCCAATGCCAACTCTTAA